The Euwallacea similis isolate ESF13 chromosome 13, ESF131.1, whole genome shotgun sequence genomic interval tcttcatcttcattaTCAGATATAGGCTCATCATTCTCATCAATACTAAAGTCTGAATCAACTATGTCTTCACCTTCTTCCTCAGCTctgcaaattatttaatagaCAAAATATAAAGCACATCGCAGATATATACTGGTATTCATTATCCGATTCAGTTTCTTGAAAACCCCCATAGTTTTCTTTGTAAAAATCGTCCTGGCATTCCTCCTCCTCATCTAAGAGTTTGGCCATACGATTACCTGCCTTGGTTCGTCGTTCTCTCTGCATTTTTGATGTCTTTATTATAATTCGCTATAAAAATGTAAGATATTCTTGTAAAGACCAGAAGAAAAAAACCGCTGCGAGCTCAAAGAAAACAACCTTTTATTAGTCATCAATCATGATGTATATaatcattcaatttttttctaatgtcaATGTCATATTTTGTAAGGTTATAGTATGAAGATATCTATCTCTAAATGACAAGATTGCAATTATCCACACACAGTACATGATGGGTAGTCATTATAGACAAttcgtaaaataaatgttgGCTACTGCTGTAAAATGTgttctttttattaatgagtaatttaacaataaCCTCAGATAACTAAATAACATTGTGTAAGttttaaaactattgaaaatgtatttcttcatttttgttaCACAAAAGcactcttttttttttttgccatcAAAGTCTGCTCTAAGTAATTTAGTTTGCGCAGTCAGTTTTATTCAGCACAGTTTAATTCGTCATTACGAAGCTCTATATTCCAACTCAAGACTCTTGAAGTTAAGAGGTCGAAATTTGTGCACGTGGCAGATGTATTCATTCTCAATGAAAGCTCACGTGTTTTATttggaaggaaaaaaaataaattaaataaggtGACATTGACATTATTGATCAGGAAGACGAGAGCTTTGTGACagatttgtttcaatttttatttaattatgcttattatttctttattttgctaCTTTTTGGTAGTATTTATATCagaatttacattattattaatttattacttagtATAGTGATTTCTTGTTATAGGTAAGCCGTTATGCCTTAACTTTAATCATATATGTTGTAATGTTTCCCgtcaatatttcattattccgtcaaaaatatattgaggCGCGCATCCgaataaattggaaatttatttgaaaaattagttttaattggaTCAATCAAAAAGTGTTGTAAAGTACCCCTACATGATTAGATTTCGCTCCTCGAAGTTTCACTCAATATTACTTTTCCCAAacttgtaaaaataattaatatgcGGTTTTCAACCCCAACTTTTGGAGGGGATAAGTTAGAAGGGGGACTATTTGAGACGCAAGTTTATGTAAACACATATTTTTGCTGAAGTATTTCGTTCCAAAGTGCCTTACATACATTAGGGAGTACCCTGTAACCCTGAAATTCTTTGAATAGGAAATTACATAACTAACAAACAGGCAAAGATTAGATAATAAACTTTGAGCTTCATTGGATcctttttttagtattttagtAGTTAGCAAACTCTGCATCCCTTATTCTTTTCCAAAGGAACCAGTAGTGGCTACTACAAATTTGGACTACCCTCTGTATACCAGATTTAGTGTgtctaaaatcttaaattctAACTCATAAATCACTAAAGGAACACTAAAAATCTCTCATTTTGTATTACCTTGCTTAGGAATGACCCCGATATTCTACATAAAATAACACAAGTAGGTTGTTAGAAGTTTGTatgtaaacaaaataatagaaGAAAAGATCTGTCTGAAACCTATAGAATATGTTTATTAGAAATCTCCACATATTTATAGCCCATTTATCACATACATGAAcagaaaaatatacaaatctATTAGATTCACAGTGTATTTATAAGAACTGTCAGGTACCTTCAGGATCTATGAATATATCTATCCTGGTTGTTTACCCATTTTGCCATGATATAGTTTCAAAGAGTTTAAAATAAGCGCTCTCTGATAAAATAAGTagctattttttacttcatgTTCAATCCATTCAGCCATTTGCACAACATAAACTGTTACCAGAAGTAATGGGttattaataacttttatacCCCGTTTGGTTAATAGTCTTCATAGTAATGCCTCTGTTTTCTGCATTTCCAACAGCAATTTATAAATCGAATTTTAGTATCTTCCAGGCACTGATTGATGTCTTCATTCATCTCATTTAGTTTAACTTTGATTTCTTCCTTCATCAAGTTGTAGCACATTGCCACTAGACCAAGTcctaaaattcattaattgaATTCTACTTAGAAATATGGTAGAAATTTCAAACCTAAAAGAATATAGACAAAGTTGATTATCAACTTAGTTTGATTTCCATGGTTTGAGGCACTGACATCAGCCCCTGGAACCAAGTCACCGAATCCCACTTTTCCCAAGGATGTAACACAGAAATATGTTGAATCCAGGAAATCCCACTTTTCCCACTCGCTGAACATTATTGCCCCTAAAGAAATGTTTGATAATGGCGGTTATAGACAGCAATTGTTGAATTTGCCTGTTAAAATGTATGCAAAAATGACCCACAGGCAAGCTGTGCTGggtacaattatttttttccttgaagTAGTTTCGTCCCTCTCAGTAGAGCATTCATATATCCTCCTATAAATCCATTTGAAGCTCCCTGCTAGGATTTTCCCCATGTTCTGTTAAGGATGTAAGTTACATTTTAATGCTTCTGTAGGCCGTAAAAGTAATAGTTTTACCATAAAATACAATATGTAAAGAGGAATGCCAAAAAGGGCATAAACCATGGTCAAAATCTTGCCTTCTCTGGTTTTGGGTACCATGTTTCCATATCCTACCATGGTGATAATGCTGAGACAGAACATCAGCGCTGCTGGAAAGCTCCATACCTCCTGCATGGGACGCTCCTCAAATCCTGTTTTTAttctttcattattttaaaaggtatTTTCTCACGCACTCACCATGCTTAAACAATTCAACAACATCTCCCTGATGGCCTTTCAGTACCCTATCAATGTCCTTATTGAACTGTTTTTGATCAAAGATGTTGTTTTCCATTACAACTGCAAAGAGCTTTTTGGCAGTGTTTGCTCTTAGCATTGCCACTTCCAAGACCTCTATATTGCGAGCACTGAGAACTGGTAATTCTATCTACTTATCTCAACAAATGGCTGCTACAAGTTGCGGCTAATAGCTAGacttaaaattaccttttttcaATGTGCATAAATCCTACAGCTCCTATCATGGTGTACCCAATGATAAGAGCCCCAACACCAACTTGAGTGCACATGAAAGCCACCATTTTTCTGCAGCAGTCTTTGACTTGCTCTCGGTGTCTTTTGGGCTGCTTTGGTACATTAGAAGGGTATCTTGTTGGGGTTCTCGAGCGAGAAATGCTTCTCATTGATCTGTCACGGCGTTCCtccataatttttcttgttatATTAAAGAGTAAAAATTACAAGCATCATTTTTTTGATgcacaattttgatgaatacCGTCAGGACGATTTTACTGAATTGTAGCGTGTGTTTCAAGAAAAGAAACAGATGggcttttatttttagacCGCAGTATTGCAAGCGCGTTGGAAACCGACGCATAACTGAaggaaaattacgaaaatgcGATTTTCCCCGtgcaatattcaaattaaaatttatttttagttgagCATGAATCCGTGTTATGAAACAAATTCGGAAATTTAGTAGTGGGTTTAGCTTTTGCTCGAGAATGGCCACCACAAGACAAAATCCTCTAAGGCTCAGCGCGGTCCTAGGGTTTCAAGAAAGAAAAAACGACATCATATACACGCAGTCCTTAACCACCTCTATTAAGAGCAACCCCCACATAGTGGTGTTTTTTCCTGGAGATGTGCAAGTATAAACTTCCAAATTCACTACTGCAATGAATTCTAAAAACCGCCTCCTCAGGATTATATCGAGAATATGGAGGCGCACAGAGACAGTAAGTACTACAAACAGTGGAATTTGGAAGACACCGCTCTTACGCTCCAAAATAAATTCCCTGGGGACCACATTTTGGTGGTTAAACCCTCAAGGTACTTTACCCAAGCGAGGTAGAGGCTTCAGAATATGATGCAGAGTTTCTTTAGGATGGCCCTTAAGACGTTCACttgctttcaaaattttgtgaaaagtAACGAATTGGGGGTGCCTGAGCACAGTGACAATTACGATTCTTTAAGGCATTTGGATTGCTTAATCAAGGAAGCTTCTGAGAGGCTGAAGACGTGTGAAGAGTCGCATGGTTATGGTTTTGAGGTtgtaaaagtgtttttatgGGAGTTTCAATTATATCGGGTGTAACAGATTATCTtggatatttcagggggcgatagtactttgtaaaataataaaaaaatgctaatataCCTATGGccaaaaacgcaccatttttgatatacagggtggcaaagtttcacttgtttctcgtattttcttttctttcacGTAtgtcttaatttaaatttttgaaatttcctacacctatttgctttaaaatcctcgacaacaaaatgtcaaaatcgtgGATAGCCATCTATAgggtattattatttttaggtaattttatgcttggtattttttttgcagcaccctgtatgaattccgatacaaaatttaaatttcttcttcaattctttagctttctGGCCTCTtgccatatttttattttaccgtGTTCgtagaatttacaaaaatatctatggatgcaaattaagaatatgAAGGAAGTGAGGAGAAAAATAATCACCCGGGTCAATTATCTATACTATCTGAAAGCAGTATATATAACCATCTGAAGCGATTCGTAACgttgaatcaaatttcttaaattaaaaataaatctaaacgaaaacaaaattataagaactgttgaaaatgtgccaccctgtatatcaaaaattatatgtttttgACCATGGCTCTATcagaattttgttattattttctagAGTACTATCACCCTCTAAAGTATCTctatgatgatatgttacaccctgtatactgaACAAATTTCTTTGCTTTAGGGTTTGGATTTACGAATAGTGGGCTTCAGTAAAGGATGTGTAgttttaaatcagtttttatacgagttttgttattataaaaacataaaagatcAAGAAATCACCACTCTTATTAGCAAAATAAGAGACATGTATTGGTTGGATGGTGGCCACTCTGGTGGCAAAAACACCTGGGTCGGCAATCATGCCATATTGGACACTCTGTGCTCTTTAAGTGGGTATTTCCCTTGTTCCAGCAGAGTGCTTTTAAGTACGTTTTGTAGATATTAACGTGCACGTCCACGTGTCCCCGTATCAAATCCGAGACGACAGAAGACCATGGATCAAAAAAGAGGAGAAGAGCTTTAGAGATTATCTCTCAAAGCACGGTTGTAATATAGACAGAAAGGTGCATTTTGAGACAGTCACTCCTAGTATATTAGTTCACTTTGATGTGCTAAATGTGTTTAAAACGTAAGTAAATTTTGCTCAATTTTGGCCAAAATTTTATGGGataattttcctacaaaaattcaatacatCGATCAAAATGGTGCTTTATTGATTAAAAGTATAAAACACAagaataaaactttattaacaGTTTACCCTCGCTCTGAAAATCTTCCAGTTATACAGCGTCTCATTACTAATAGCATATATCTAAACTACAGGTTCCttacgtaaaaatatttaaatttaacataatttacCTATGTATATCCAGAAGTGAACAATAACTAAAATACAGGGTCTATAAAAAATAGacttttttgcataaaacttAGACTTTGAGGGTTTTCTGGTGGAGAATacgaatatttttggaattttgatgTAAGTTAAAAAAGGCGCCATCGAGAGAACTTTCCTAATTTTAGAAGCTCATAATGTTTTGCGTCTTATTAAACTGGTAGAACTTGTAGAATTATGAATTCAattatggttttaaaaaaaaaacatagaatTTTAAAGGCGATCTACCCCTAAGCCACCCCTTCTTGAGCTATCAGTCAGTTAAAGTTCCCACCTGCCGAAGAtgccaataaaaaaatacagtttcaaaatttggctCCATTCTGAGGTTTTGCTGAAATGCAGagctttttctaattttttaaagcattttctgAGGTCATTGTGTAACTAATACCCATAGCATCATTAAAAAACTCGTCAAGAGTGTTCTAAAAATTAAGCCGCTTCCTATTTGGCAATAGTTCAAACAGAgcttgttaaaatttatttactggCCGCGAAGAATGAAATTCATCACAGCTACGGATTTAGGTATTGGCAAAGGTACCGTATTGGGGCTTTTAATTGGCGTAGACGAGGGCGTGAGTTTCTCTAATTCTAAGATAAAAGCATACGCCAAAGTTAGCAACCTCTGATCCGCAAATATCTTCCTGCAGGAGTCACACGGTGACCCCGTTTGTGTTGTAGAAGCCTGGTCACGTGTTTCTACTACACAAACTGAAAGATTTCTTCAGAGCAGCTGCCTCaagcaaatattgaaaacaaatattgtgTAAATGTAATTTCGCTAATACAAGATATGCCCTTCTAGCTATCGCGTTTGGGGAGTCTCtgtgtattatttaatttatctaaCAAATGATTAATAGAGAAAAAACAGATTCTAATAAGAGTTTTTTCCGTACAATTCAGCGGtctagtttattttttctccgCACCAGTGAAAAAATACCACAAATGCACACTCATTCTTGTTTACTTTAATAAACGGAACCTCGAGAAGGaggaaaatttacaattcaatACGGATTTCTCTTGTTGGATAGGaatcgataaataaaaatctttggTTTGGTTAATTAAATCTGTTTGCtatttatagtaaaaaaattacacatttcAAACAGGTATGAGGTATGACCCATCTTGCAGaaaaaagtactttaaaaactttctatAGGATTTGCGGAATTCTACATAAATCAGTACATCCCTCGTACtttttaagaaagaaaagaaataatcaTCATAGAGCCGAAAGTGGTACACGGTGAGTACAGTGAGACAGCAATTTTTATCCCATAGTTTAAACTGTTGACTCCTGCAATgctgaaatatttatcaagCATGTGCCCGTTATACATTCAAACTTCAATTTAGTACGTTCTTGAAGGGAAGGTAATGTAAATCGTGTGGGGCAGAGTCCGatgataacaattttttgtttttgtattttgatttatattatCTTTGCATATTCGAATTATTGctattatacatttttgagatattcatTGAATGTGGGTAGAAAGTAGGTGTCTGGACTAGATGCAAGGATTTTTATACAGAAATAGACAGTGGAGCATTTCGAAAACCTGAATCATGCAGTCCATCCATATTGATGTCTTAGGTTAAAAGTACCATATTAGCAGACCCGCCTCACCTTACTTCCAGAAGAAAATCTAGTTACCGAGAAAACCGAAAAGcggaagattaaaaaaattgtaacggAACAAGGAAAGGCTAAAAGGAGAACCACcagaaatatatttatcaAACGATGAATATGGCTCTGAGGAAAAGAGTAAGtgtaaatagttattttttaatatagtgTATTTGCTAGAGAATTTATGATATATCAGACAAAGTATCTTTCAGTGCTTCGACGGAAGAACTTGTTGATAAAGAACCATCGCTTGATGATTACATCGTGGCTCATTTCCCGAATACCTTTTATTACGAAtctaaaataaactaaaaaagatGATGAAAGTGACTACGAAGTACCCTATTTTAGAAAACGTGAAAAAGTCGACGCCTTTTTGTATCCTGACCTGACTTCCACTAATAGAGACGATATTTATGCAATTATACCATCACCAGTAAATGTGGAAACGAAGCAATTGAGCAGATATCTATTTCCTGATatcttttaatctttttatgCTCGATCTTAAATGTGtggtgaataaaattaatgtcaaacaaagctcaatttttttttgaattttctatttGTCTCACTATACCCACAAGTAGTACACAATGAGACAAAATCAACATGTTTAAAAACGTGAATTTGTCCAAAATAGAAACTAAGCTAAACTCAATaactataagtattttttatattaaacccCAGAAGTTTGTTTCAttgaaaaacaagaaaatacaggggattcaaaatttttgtctCACTGTGACTAACTTCCCTACAGTACTGCAGTACTACATAATACATAAAGTACTCACATGGAAAAGTcattaaatattgataatcagtaaccaaatttaaacaatgatAAACTTATTGCGAACATATAACTTCCATAACTCCAGGTACTggttatgtttaaatttagatgTTGATTTTCAATATCCTTAACTATTTTCCTTGCGTGTAAAGTTATAATTacatatcaaataaaaaaatcatttcctTAATTAAAGAGATAAATCACTTATCACTCTGAATGTCCTTTAAAGCATATCCGACATTAATATCTACCCTTGCCGCCTCGGAATCTTTCCTCTCTATGTTTTCCATCCCTATCTCTGTTGTGGTGTCTGTGCTTGTTTCTGTTAGGACTCCGACTTCTCTCTCTGTGTGGACGATCCCGTCTCTCATGTTCTTCTCGGTTTCTAAAGAGGAAAATCCCTGATAGTTACACACACACatgcaattttcttttggCAAGACCTGTCACGCCTATTAATAGGAGCAGGATCATCCCTTCGGTCACGATCATctctcaaaaaattatttcttaagtCTTCGCGCACTGGACGCTCCCTTTCAAATCTCCTGTCGTCTCTTGCTCTTTCCTGTGCAGCTTGAACTGCCTGAGGGGGAAATCGTTCCTAAAAATAATCCAATTAACACTTGAAATGAGTTTTGACAAAGACTCTAAAAACCTCACCTCCAAATACTTTTGTATTTTCTGTTGTATGGGAACAGGTATTCTAGGAAAGAGTGTAGAAAACCACTCTAATTTAACCAGCCATTGGCGTAATATTTGACCCATAACCATTGTTTGACCACCACCTGCTTTCACGTCTAATTCCTGCAACTCATTAAAGGTTATCAATAAAAAGCTATCACTTATGCTTGGCACTGGGTCAGTAAAGTGgccatattaatttaaaatgacatgaaatattaatagttCAGAATcttaatttcataatattttatgacattttacAGCCTCCAAACTGCACCTAGAATAAGAAGTAAAAGATAGGCACCACTCTACCTTCTGTACGCACCTCTTCATCCTCCAAGTAGTCCTCATACCACTCAAGTAAATTGCTTGGGGGGAGCACATACCTTATGTACATGAACCCCAGAGCTCtgagatgaaatttaaatatgattgTTGTTTTGAAGTGATATTAATCAAGCGTTACCTTATGTAGGGTGAATCACAGTGAGTTATTAACCCATTAAGTTGCTTCCGGGTTAATTTAAGGGTAAATAGTTTGTATAGTAGGCAGTAAGCTGTGGAAACTATACCTCCTGCACCTACTCCTCTGACACCTCCACACATTCCAGTTTGCccttcaattattaataaaacaaaattcaaccTTTGGGCGTCAAAATATTCCACttaagtatacagggtgtttcagatttttgaacctatgtttatataacattttgtattaatttaataagttctaCTAACTAATGAAGTgatgcttaaaaaaaattgaaacatccTGTGTAAATTAGAAATCAACCTGATGTTCTCCGTGACCCCTTTTCCCATGGTTCCAAATGGCTCACTTTGTAATATATTTCGTCAACAACTTCATGGTATGTCTTTAGTTCATATAAGTTGACTAAAACGTAGACAGGTTAGTATACTACAATGTGTTATAAGAAATCGCGCTCACCCTTGAAGTAATGAGAACTTTGTATGTTTGTGAGAATCAAAGGGTTCAAATTCATTGATCTTTCATTCCCATAAAGAGGGAGCACATTGCTTTGTTTCTTGGCTACTGTGGGGTCTGTGATAAAGGGAATACgatcatttttaatgaataataatgGATTTAGAGCAAATTAGAGCATTTTGTAGGTCGtttgaaatgtttatataCCTTCGTCTCCACTGTTGTAATTTCTTTGGTCCATTTCCACTTCACTCCAAAAACAAgtaaattatgaaattgctATATATccataaatgtttaaaatatgtaattcttctaattctattaaatttagaggaaattataaaaaaaactataggAATATGTTACTTTCTTCTTTCCAAGAAACGACACACAATTGACACTGACACTTCTTGGTTAGTGTAATGTTTCGGTAATGGTTAGCAACGCTGACAATCGGAGACCTGCGCTTTAAGTATTTGTGATTGAAATGGAGGGTAACCGATACTCTAATTGGTTTTAGTAAGaaaagcataaaatttaattcatgaTGCTGGTTTGCACAAAAAGAAGATTTAAGTTTACtttcttaaataaatgttaaatttttccattaacgCCTATTTCCTCATCTCTATCAATCGCTTTTGTAAGCAGTGACAACTAcacatttctaaaattttaaactgatGTGAAGTTAACATCCCATTCTAGTAACCGTTTTTCCTATATTCTCCCGAGCGCGGCCAGCAGTTGTTCGATGTTGTCAAGTAGTGTTAAAATcacaaatatgttttaaaataatgccctgaagtgaagaaattaatttgtcgtgaattaaaatgaaaacagaTTTGTGTGTCTTTGTAATTAAGTGGCCCAATATAATGCAATGGGTagtaaaaatatcatttttactcgagaatattattgtaatatatatgtatatatatatataattgcctcgtaattttattaatttttcaaatttctaccGCATATTATTGGAACAAACCTATTCTTTCTAATGTATTTTACAATGACtaagtaataataaacaataagtaacattaacaaattaatttttgctattttacGACGTTGGTTTGACAACATAAAAGCATATTCGTAACTTTAAGGCAACCCGGCAATATCGCACAGCTCCTGGTCCCATTCGGGAACAATCGGAAAAACGGTTGCCGGTACGGAATGCTGCTTCATACCTGTTTAAAAGTTGAAGTATGCATGGTTGTCAGTAAGTTTCAAGTATGCTTTAGGTGTATAACTGGTACGCTACATCACAGCATCATCTATCAAATCAATTTTGATAGTAATTTATTGTACTCTTATCTTATTTCGTAGGGTttctccaaattttttttttgtatttataataaGAACACAATTTAAATCAAAGACTTGATAAGAAATTGGACctttaatttatgttattatttcaaatcaaatttcacgattttttttaaaattcagtcGACCCGATCGCCAGCAGAGGGCACTGAGGTCCTTTTTGCGTTATGTTTTTTGTGGGTTGAGTGGTTGAGGGCTTGAGGGGTGCTTGTGAGATAGGACTGCAAATTCCCAATTTTCCCctaaatttctctatttttcagGATAACGGGGCTTATTATCGAATATCCAATGAATAGAGCTGAAAATGGCTGATGAACAGGTAAGCTAACCCAACAACTAAAGTTATAACAACCGAACTTCACAAACTTTTCCCAGTCATAGAAGGCTTTTGTAAAGCTCTTGTAATGCAACTTAATATCGACACGAAAAATGCATAGGGCTCTGCTAAGTTCGATCTGCAATTAAAGTGGTTTCACATAGATTTATTCTGAAGTAACTAGAAGCTTGAAATTGATTGCTGTTCTTACATGATGCAGTGATGTTTACTGAGTTTACCAATGATCATTTGGTTGGTATAATATGTGGTGTAATAACAATGTAATTCAATTCATGCACTACATAATGCAGGGAATTAAATAGATACTTGGAACGTTTTTTTGTGTACTTCAAAGTCAGCTGGGATGCCACTAGAAATGTTTCTAATGCATTAAAGGGTTCTTTATCTGGCATAACAAGTAATAATTTGCTGTAGAGTTCAATATGTAAGGGCCATGAGATCAATGTACTGGCAGCTTTACCTGGAAGCTAATTTACTTGAAAACCATTAAACTGACAAATGCTTATACTGTGTTTATTTCAACATTTGCATGGATATTATCCTCTTGGTAAAGTTgctaagaaatttatttatttgtcccAAGGGCCACTAAGCCAATGCAATTATCCcaataatttccatggaaaccatGAAATTGCCCAATATTGTATACGTATTTCAACATTTCCATAGATATCATCCTGTTGGAATTGTATTGTAATGAATTGTGTAGATTGATGTCAGTCCTCTATTGAGATCTAAAGTCTCACTGTAAGACTTGTCATGTCTTACTGGCCATTCCCTAATAGATGTAGATTTGTCCTGAATCTCACCTTGTCTTTAAGAGGTGTTGTGTTTAGATCTTCTGACCTCATAACTGCTCCTCTGAACATGTCAAATCCTTATCTAATTACTTAACATTTGCACAGAATGGATTTCACAGTCTCTGTTTTCTGGGGATATACTTATATTGGTTTCAACATATTAATTCCTTTTACAGTGAAAGCCCTCTTTCCAATGATGCTTAAATCAACCAtgagtaatatttaaaaaagtacaaatttgtgcaataagaaaaatttactgaattatgaaaattagcATTAAGACAATAAAGCAGATACATTATTGCCATACTATAGTCCTTTGGCTAGATCTAGAGTTTTTCTATAGGCaccttcatattttttaaaagggtCAATTATGGTCCCTTGTCTGACCTGGTCATGCCAAGCTCCTAGTTTTCGTAACAAAGCTTTCAAACTTTCCAAGAAAAATCTACCTATTATTTGCTGTTTATTTGAGTGAAACTTAAGCCACTTCGATTCTCCAAGAGGAAGAGATGTAGAGATCTGTAGATAACAGAACATGTGGTCTTGTAAGCAGAACTTTCGACTTCGAGGTTTCGTTGTAGAAACCAGTTAATTGGCATATATGGTCAGACAGTCCATTCTCAAAAccttttgtttattattagtatCTAGTTAAAATTTGCTCAGATGTAGTTCATTTCAGTGGACAGATTTATACACATGTTGGTATAAACGTTGAAGACTGACTCAATattaaacgaatttaaaatatccaaaagtaaatattttttggacaaTTCCCTATCACGTTAACAGTGAATCTCCAGCAACAGCAACTCGATTGACTGCATAAGTGCTATTAAGATGAGTTAAGCACAATTCCAATTGATTAAGAAATATCCGCGTCTGGGTGAGAGGAGACATctaaattattacaattttcgCCCTAACATAATTTATGAGAACCTGAACACACTCAAAAGCCACATCGATAGCAAACTGATGAAGTGACTCCAGAGCGAAACGGGTCAACTGTTTCCTTGATTGCTGGTATGAGCG includes:
- the LOC136412840 gene encoding TWiK family of potassium channels protein 12; the protein is MEERRDRSMRSISRSRTPTRYPSNVPKQPKRHREQVKDCCRKMVAFMCTQVGVGALIIGYTMIGAVGFMHIEKSARNIEVLEVAMLRANTAKKLFAVVMENNIFDQKQFNKDIDRVLKGHQGDVVELFKHGFEERPMQEVWSFPAALMFCLSIITMVGYGNMVPKTREGKILTMVYALFGIPLYILYFMNMGKILAGSFKWIYRRIYECSTERDETTSRKKIIVPSTACLWVIFAYILTGAIMFSEWEKWDFLDSTYFCVTSLGKVGFGDLVPGADVSASNHGNQTKLIINFVYILLGLGLVAMCYNLMKEEIKVKLNEMNEDINQCLEDTKIRFINCCWKCRKQRHYYEDY
- the LOC136412842 gene encoding mitochondrial protein C2orf69 homolog isoform X1, producing the protein MKQIRKFSSGFSFCSRMATTRQNPLRLSAVLGFQERKNDIIYTQSLTTSIKSNPHIVVFFPGDVQDYIENMEAHRDSKYYKQWNLEDTALTLQNKFPGDHILVVKPSRMALKTFTCFQNFVKSNELGVPEHSDNYDSLRHLDCLIKEASERLKTCEESHGYGFEGLDLRIVGFSKGCVVLNQFLYEFCYYKNIKDQEITTLISKIRDMYWLDGGHSGGKNTWVGNHAILDTLCSLNINVHVHVSPYQIRDDRRPWIKKEEKSFRDYLSKHGCNIDRKVHFETVTPSILVHFDVLNVFKTICGILHKSVHPSYFLRKKRNNHHRAESGTRNRQWSISKT
- the LOC136412842 gene encoding mitochondrial protein C2orf69 homolog isoform X3, which encodes MKQIRKFSSGFSFCSRMATTRQNPLRLSAVLGFQERKNDIIYTQSLTTSIKSNPHIVVFFPGDVQDYIENMEAHRDSKYYKQWNLEDTALTLQNKFPGDHILVVKPSRMALKTFTCFQNFVKSNELGVPEHSDNYDSLRHLDCLIKEASERLKTCEESHGYGFEGLDLRIVGFSKGCVVLNQFLYEFCYYKNIKDQEITTLISKIRDMYWLDGGHSGGKNTWVGNHAILDTLCSLNINVHVHVSPYQIRDDRRPWIKKEEKSFRDYLSKHGCNIDRKVHFETVTPSILVHFDVLNVFKTEKIPQMHTHSCLL
- the LOC136412842 gene encoding mitochondrial protein C2orf69 homolog isoform X2: MKQIRKFSSGFSFCSRMATTRQNPLRLSAVLGFQERKNDIIYTQSLTTSIKSNPHIVVFFPGDVQDYIENMEAHRDSKYYKQWNLEDTALTLQNKFPGDHILVVKPSRMALKTFTCFQNFVKSNELGVPEHSDNYDSLRHLDCLIKEASERLKTCEESHGYGFEGLDLRIVGFSKGCVVLNQFLYEFCYYKNIKDQEITTLISKIRDMYWLDGGHSGGKNTWVGNHAILDTLCSLNINVHVHVSPYQIRDDRRPWIKKEEKSFRDYLSKHGCNIDRKVHFETVTPSILVHFDVLNVFKTASTEELVDKEPSLDDYIVAHFPNTFYYESKIN
- the LOC136412842 gene encoding mitochondrial protein C2orf69 homolog isoform X4 yields the protein MKQIRKFSSGFSFCSRMATTRQNPLRLSAVLGFQERKNDIIYTQSLTTSIKSNPHIVVFFPGDVQDYIENMEAHRDSKYYKQWNLEDTALTLQNKFPGDHILVVKPSRMALKTFTCFQNFVKSNELGVPEHSDNYDSLRHLDCLIKEASERLKTCEESHGYGFEGLDLRIVGFSKGCVVLNQFLYEFCYYKNIKDQEITTLISKIRDMYWLDGGHSGGKNTWVGNHAILDTLCSLNINVHVHVSPYQIRDDRRPWIKKEEKSFRDYLSKHGCNIDRKVHFETVTPSILVHFDVLNVFKTNRQWSISKT
- the LOC136412845 gene encoding pre-mRNA-splicing factor 38B, whose translation is MDQRNYNSGDEDPTVAKKQSNVLPLYGNERSMNLNPLILTNIQSSHYFKVNLYELKTYHEVVDEIYYKVSHLEPWEKGSRRTSGQTGMCGGVRGVGAGGIVSTAYCLLYKLFTLKLTRKQLNGLITHCDSPYIRALGFMYIRYVLPPSNLLEWYEDYLEDEEELDVKAGGGQTMVMGQILRQWLVKLEWFSTLFPRIPVPIQQKIQKYLEERFPPQAVQAAQERARDDRRFERERPVREDLRNNFLRDDRDRRDDPAPINRRDRNREEHERRDRPHRERSRSPNRNKHRHHNRDRDGKHREERFRGGKGRY